From the genome of Haloterrigena sp. KLK7, one region includes:
- a CDS encoding HAD family hydrolase has translation MAAYDAICFDLDSTLCEPTRDAGAVLETAFERAGIDPFCAPADLRAAVPALPTAETDREFYENLFAEVARRTAGVDPSVAPTLAAAYLETQDPTAVRFRPGAKAALERARDLGPVGLITNGGRPTQTQKLEALGIADAFDVSVFTEPSAGIYPKPDAAPFEHALSELDVAPDAAIHVGDSIHADVAGANAMGLDSAWVDPGHDEYGAGGDAREHEPTYELSTLEALETVL, from the coding sequence ATGGCTGCGTACGATGCGATCTGTTTCGATCTCGATAGCACGCTCTGCGAGCCGACGCGGGACGCCGGGGCGGTGCTCGAGACGGCGTTCGAGCGGGCCGGCATCGACCCGTTTTGCGCGCCGGCGGACCTGCGAGCGGCCGTGCCCGCGCTCCCGACGGCCGAAACGGATCGCGAGTTCTACGAGAACCTCTTCGCCGAGGTCGCGCGCCGGACCGCTGGCGTCGATCCGTCCGTCGCGCCGACGCTGGCCGCGGCGTACCTCGAGACCCAGGATCCGACCGCCGTGCGGTTCCGTCCCGGGGCGAAGGCCGCCCTCGAGCGCGCCCGCGACCTCGGGCCGGTCGGGCTGATCACCAACGGCGGTCGGCCGACCCAGACGCAAAAACTCGAGGCGCTGGGCATCGCCGACGCCTTCGACGTCAGCGTCTTCACCGAGCCGAGCGCGGGGATCTACCCGAAGCCCGACGCGGCCCCCTTCGAGCACGCCCTCTCGGAACTCGACGTGGCTCCGGACGCGGCGATCCACGTCGGCGACTCGATCCACGCCGACGTCGCCGGTGCGAACGCGATGGGACTGGACTCGGCGTGGGTCGACCCCGGCCACGACGAGTACGGTGCCGGTGGCGATGCGCGCGAACACGAGCCGACCTACGAACTCTCGACGCTCGAGGCGCTCGAGACGGTACTCTGA
- a CDS encoding zinc ribbon domain-containing protein, whose amino-acid sequence MTWLRAVVAAGLSMVFPGAGHVVIRDWLRALLFAGLYLVTFWLFFPVDQIATAESFSEAMTITSEVDMLSQLTLLFVNLIAAFDAIIRAFEFSPNAAGDDGGATCPECGKELDEDLEFCHWCTARLEPNPDEEPAQP is encoded by the coding sequence ATGACATGGCTTCGCGCGGTCGTCGCCGCTGGCCTCTCGATGGTCTTTCCCGGTGCCGGACACGTCGTGATCCGGGACTGGCTTCGAGCCCTGCTCTTTGCCGGACTCTACCTCGTCACGTTCTGGCTCTTCTTCCCGGTGGATCAGATCGCAACGGCGGAATCGTTTTCCGAGGCGATGACGATCACCAGCGAGGTCGACATGCTGTCCCAGCTGACGCTCCTGTTCGTCAACCTCATCGCGGCGTTCGACGCCATCATTCGAGCGTTCGAGTTCTCACCGAACGCCGCCGGCGACGACGGCGGGGCCACCTGTCCCGAATGCGGCAAGGAACTCGACGAAGACCTCGAGTTCTGTCACTGGTGTACGGCCCGCCTCGAGCCGAATCCCGACGAGGAACCGGCCCAGCCGTGA
- a CDS encoding type I 3-dehydroquinate dehydratase encodes MTADGFALAATTNDLTREPKARDTADIIEFRMDSAEDPIEQLANYDGELPILATNRSRWFGGHAADRGRLDQLMAAAEFDVVEMVDVELETARGMQWVLEEFREQDVELVISFHEFDETPDQETLDAIIAECARYGDVAKVATYAENRADCLRILTAIDTATQNGIRAAGIAMGELGSHTRVIGPLYGSALGYAPLESDKSEYAPGQLPLHRLDSLVEMIEESGTDSRIFEQLDEEYPSRQEVTQTE; translated from the coding sequence ATGACTGCCGACGGTTTCGCCCTCGCCGCGACAACGAACGATCTGACACGGGAGCCGAAAGCTCGTGACACCGCTGACATCATCGAGTTCCGGATGGACAGCGCGGAGGACCCGATCGAACAACTCGCCAACTACGACGGCGAGCTGCCGATCCTCGCTACGAATCGATCGCGGTGGTTCGGCGGCCACGCGGCCGACCGCGGCCGACTGGACCAGCTGATGGCCGCTGCCGAGTTCGACGTCGTCGAGATGGTCGACGTCGAACTCGAGACGGCACGTGGCATGCAGTGGGTCTTAGAGGAGTTTCGCGAACAGGACGTCGAACTGGTCATCTCCTTCCACGAGTTCGACGAGACGCCCGATCAGGAGACGCTCGACGCGATCATCGCGGAGTGTGCCCGGTACGGCGACGTCGCCAAGGTCGCCACGTACGCCGAGAATCGCGCGGACTGCCTGCGGATCCTGACGGCGATCGATACCGCGACGCAGAACGGGATCCGGGCCGCCGGCATCGCGATGGGCGAACTCGGCAGTCACACCCGCGTGATCGGCCCGCTGTACGGCTCGGCACTGGGCTACGCGCCCCTCGAGTCCGACAAGAGCGAGTACGCACCGGGGCAGCTCCCGCTACACCGGCTCGACTCGCTGGTCGAGATGATCGAGGAGAGCGGCACGGACAGCAGGATCTTCGAGCAATTGGACGAGGAGTATCCGAGTCGGCAGGAAGTTACGCAGACTGAGTGA
- a CDS encoding NADH dehydrogenase subunit — protein sequence MSITREAIRSVEPPEFAVTLRNAGLAGAGGAGFPTYAKWERLEEVDSLLVNHQESEPNYYMDKWLGRERTEELAALFDGLLERAFDRIVIAAKWPDRDEWMGDLEAATDATVYAPDALPVPEDESGIVIAYTDDKYEFGMESVLMRLVAGVVLGGDDLPMDHGWIVQNTETLSNVYRALVDGAPTTRKFVHVDGRVPTHRFLEVPIGTPATDLLEAAGRTDGLDDNEVILDGGPGWCFEIDAAPDAFGVRKRTNCLLVMEESVVEANTIGSGGRVNVLAPAAWKQSVHETAPTEALRPDRVEVPLITNPDFEGIVTPSEPIVKVGDDLETGEMIARPADGISIAHHAPIDGTVTGVDDRSITIERDERSTSG from the coding sequence ATGAGCATCACTCGAGAGGCCATTCGATCGGTCGAACCGCCCGAGTTCGCGGTGACGCTTCGCAACGCCGGCCTCGCGGGCGCCGGGGGCGCCGGGTTCCCGACCTACGCCAAGTGGGAGCGCCTCGAGGAGGTCGACTCGCTGCTGGTCAACCACCAAGAGAGCGAACCGAACTACTACATGGACAAGTGGCTGGGTCGCGAGCGAACCGAGGAGTTGGCGGCGCTGTTCGACGGGCTCCTCGAGCGGGCGTTCGATCGGATCGTCATCGCCGCCAAGTGGCCCGACCGCGACGAGTGGATGGGCGACCTCGAGGCGGCGACCGACGCGACGGTCTACGCCCCGGACGCGCTGCCGGTCCCCGAAGACGAGTCTGGAATCGTCATCGCTTATACTGACGACAAGTACGAATTCGGGATGGAGAGCGTCCTCATGCGACTCGTCGCGGGCGTGGTCCTGGGAGGCGACGACCTCCCGATGGACCACGGCTGGATCGTCCAGAACACCGAGACGCTCTCGAACGTCTACCGCGCGCTCGTCGACGGGGCGCCGACGACCCGGAAGTTCGTCCACGTCGACGGCCGGGTGCCGACCCACCGGTTCCTCGAGGTGCCGATCGGCACGCCCGCGACGGACCTGCTCGAGGCGGCGGGTCGAACGGACGGGCTCGACGACAACGAGGTCATCCTCGACGGCGGTCCGGGGTGGTGTTTCGAGATCGACGCCGCTCCCGACGCGTTCGGCGTCCGCAAGCGAACGAACTGCCTGCTCGTGATGGAGGAGTCGGTCGTCGAGGCGAACACGATCGGCAGCGGCGGTCGGGTCAACGTCCTCGCGCCGGCGGCGTGGAAGCAATCCGTCCACGAGACGGCCCCGACGGAGGCGCTCCGGCCGGATCGAGTCGAGGTCCCCCTGATCACCAACCCCGATTTCGAGGGGATCGTGACGCCCAGCGAGCCGATCGTCAAAGTCGGCGACGACCTCGAGACCGGCGAGATGATCGCCCGACCGGCGGACGGGATCAGTATCGCCCACCACGCCCCGATCGACGGCACGGTCACCGGCGTCGACGATCGATCGATCACGATCGAGCGCGACGAACGATCGACGTCGGGCTGA
- a CDS encoding 3-dehydroquinate synthase II — protein MTRSVWVKADDTVGDWDDRRARITAALEAGADWVLVDEADVSRVRELGDINVAAFRNDGDVTLVDDIDDAETNGGDDADSSARPDAVIVGKGGEGDATIDLPEDFSGSADLSTLRRRDGDLERGAYVRILGKEYERFAETAADEADHTIVVGEDWTIIPLENLIARIGEETDLVAGVTTADEAKTAFETLELGADAVLLDSDDPDEIRETVEVRDEAERESLDLEYAEVLDIEQIGSADRVCVDTGSLLEHDEGMLVGSMARGLVFVHAETAESPYVASRPFRVNAGAVHAYIRTPDGGTKYLSELQSGDEVQVVDTAGNTREAIVGRVKIEKRPMFRVALETDDGDRIETLLQNAETIKVATSEGRTAVTDLEAGDELLLYTEDTARHFGEAVEESIIEK, from the coding sequence ATGACGCGATCTGTCTGGGTCAAAGCCGACGACACCGTCGGCGACTGGGACGACCGCCGGGCGCGGATCACCGCCGCGCTCGAGGCGGGTGCAGACTGGGTACTGGTCGACGAAGCGGACGTCTCCCGCGTGCGCGAACTCGGCGATATCAACGTCGCCGCCTTCCGGAACGACGGCGACGTGACGCTGGTCGACGACATCGACGACGCTGAGACCAATGGCGGCGACGACGCCGACTCGTCCGCGCGGCCGGACGCCGTCATCGTCGGGAAAGGCGGCGAGGGCGACGCGACGATCGACCTCCCCGAGGACTTCTCCGGATCGGCCGACCTCTCGACGCTCCGACGTCGCGACGGCGATCTGGAACGGGGCGCCTACGTCCGCATCCTCGGCAAGGAGTACGAACGGTTCGCCGAGACGGCCGCCGATGAGGCCGACCACACCATCGTCGTCGGCGAGGACTGGACGATCATCCCCCTCGAGAACCTGATCGCCCGCATCGGCGAGGAGACCGATCTCGTCGCGGGCGTCACCACCGCCGACGAGGCCAAGACGGCCTTCGAGACCCTCGAACTGGGCGCCGACGCGGTCCTGCTGGACTCGGACGATCCCGACGAGATCCGCGAGACCGTCGAGGTCCGCGACGAGGCCGAGCGCGAGTCCCTCGACCTGGAGTACGCCGAGGTGCTCGACATCGAACAGATCGGGAGCGCCGACCGGGTCTGCGTCGATACGGGAAGCCTGCTGGAACACGACGAGGGGATGCTCGTCGGTTCGATGGCCCGCGGCCTCGTGTTCGTCCACGCCGAGACGGCCGAATCGCCCTACGTCGCCTCCCGGCCCTTCCGAGTCAACGCCGGCGCCGTCCACGCCTACATCCGCACCCCCGACGGCGGCACGAAGTACCTCTCGGAGCTCCAGAGCGGCGACGAGGTCCAGGTCGTCGACACCGCGGGCAACACCCGCGAGGCCATCGTCGGTCGCGTCAAGATCGAGAAACGGCCGATGTTCCGGGTCGCCCTCGAGACCGACGACGGCGACCGCATCGAGACGCTCCTCCAGAACGCCGAGACCATCAAGGTCGCCACCAGCGAGGGACGGACCGCCGTCACGGACCTCGAGGCCGGCGACGAGCTCCTGCTGTACACCGAGGACACGGCCCGCCACTTCGGCGAGGCCGTCGAAGAGAGTATCATCGAGAAATAA
- the metG gene encoding methionine--tRNA ligase: protein MSNDEFPTDRPAVVTCGLPYANGDLHIGHLRGYIGADAFSRALETLGQETAYVCGSDMHGTPVAVNAEQQGVDPEDFALDWHEQYEETFPQFNVEFDNYGHTHDETNTELTQEIVRTLDDEGYIYEKEIQVAYDPEADQYLPDRYVEGTCPYCGEKARGDECDEGCQRHLEPGEVEDPTSTITGNPAEYRERTHKFFEVSEFADFLTEFLDGLEGTSNARNQPRQWIEDGLQDWCITRDMDWGIDYPNGGDTEGDDLVLYVWVDAPIEYIASTKQYSERVGEDEYDWERVWKEDGEIMHIIGRDIIQHHTIFWPAMLEGVGYNKPRGIAATGFITINGKGLSTSRNRAIWAKEYLDEGFHPDLLRYYLTTTGGLQQDVDFSWDAFQEKVNGELVGTVGNFWYRSLLFAYRNYEGTPETEVSEEVRERIEGAIGDARESVNDYDLRGIGGAATQLAQFGNEYIQRNEPWKLDAESEEATQVIRDCVQIAKAVGVLLEPIAPDKAQELWAQLGEDGAIADAHLEDALEAPPRNFDEPGELFAKIEDDRVDELNEKLEERVAAAGDDEADADEETESDDTGADESESMADTDDLEALADERIGFEDFQELDIRVGRIESAEGIEGADDLARLEVDIGFETRQVVAGIKQLHDLEELPGEKCILLANMEKAELFGVESNGMILAAGEEADLLTTHGDAEVGEKVR, encoded by the coding sequence ATGAGCAACGACGAGTTCCCGACGGACCGACCAGCGGTCGTGACCTGCGGGTTGCCCTACGCCAACGGCGACCTCCACATCGGTCACCTGCGGGGGTACATCGGCGCGGACGCGTTCTCCCGCGCCCTCGAGACGCTCGGCCAGGAGACGGCGTACGTCTGTGGCTCGGACATGCACGGCACCCCGGTCGCCGTGAACGCCGAACAGCAGGGCGTCGATCCCGAGGACTTCGCGCTGGACTGGCACGAGCAGTACGAGGAGACGTTCCCGCAGTTCAACGTCGAGTTCGACAACTACGGTCACACCCACGACGAGACGAACACCGAACTGACTCAAGAGATCGTCCGGACGCTGGACGACGAGGGCTACATCTACGAGAAGGAGATTCAGGTCGCATACGACCCCGAGGCCGACCAGTACCTCCCCGACCGCTACGTCGAGGGCACCTGCCCCTACTGCGGGGAGAAGGCCCGCGGCGACGAGTGCGACGAGGGCTGTCAGCGCCACTTAGAGCCCGGCGAGGTCGAGGACCCGACGAGCACGATCACGGGCAACCCCGCCGAGTACCGCGAGCGCACCCACAAGTTCTTCGAGGTCTCGGAGTTCGCCGACTTCCTGACCGAGTTCCTCGACGGCCTCGAGGGCACCTCGAACGCGCGCAACCAGCCGCGCCAGTGGATCGAGGACGGCCTCCAGGACTGGTGTATTACCCGGGACATGGACTGGGGGATCGACTACCCCAACGGGGGCGACACCGAGGGCGACGACCTCGTCCTCTACGTCTGGGTCGACGCGCCGATCGAGTACATCGCCTCCACGAAACAGTACTCCGAACGCGTCGGCGAAGACGAGTACGACTGGGAGCGGGTGTGGAAAGAGGACGGCGAGATCATGCATATCATCGGCCGGGACATCATCCAGCACCACACCATCTTCTGGCCCGCGATGCTCGAGGGCGTCGGCTACAACAAACCGCGCGGCATCGCCGCGACCGGCTTCATCACGATCAACGGGAAGGGCCTCTCGACCAGCCGCAACCGCGCGATCTGGGCCAAGGAGTACTTAGACGAAGGGTTCCACCCCGACCTGCTGCGCTACTACCTGACTACGACCGGCGGCCTCCAGCAGGACGTCGACTTCTCGTGGGACGCCTTCCAGGAGAAGGTCAACGGCGAACTCGTCGGGACGGTCGGCAACTTCTGGTACCGCTCGCTGCTCTTCGCCTACCGCAACTACGAGGGAACGCCCGAGACGGAGGTCTCCGAGGAGGTCCGCGAGCGCATCGAGGGCGCCATCGGCGATGCCCGCGAGAGCGTCAACGACTACGACCTGCGGGGCATCGGGGGAGCGGCCACGCAACTCGCGCAGTTCGGCAACGAGTACATCCAGCGCAACGAGCCCTGGAAGCTCGACGCCGAGAGCGAGGAGGCGACGCAGGTCATCCGCGACTGCGTCCAGATCGCCAAGGCCGTCGGCGTCCTCCTCGAGCCGATCGCGCCCGACAAGGCCCAGGAGCTGTGGGCGCAACTGGGCGAGGACGGCGCTATCGCGGACGCTCACCTCGAGGACGCCCTCGAGGCGCCGCCGCGGAACTTCGACGAACCCGGCGAACTCTTCGCGAAGATCGAGGACGACCGCGTCGACGAACTGAACGAGAAGCTCGAGGAGCGCGTCGCGGCCGCGGGCGATGACGAGGCGGACGCGGACGAGGAAACCGAAAGCGACGACACCGGCGCGGACGAATCCGAATCCATGGCAGACACCGACGACCTCGAGGCGCTCGCCGACGAGCGCATCGGCTTCGAGGACTTCCAGGAGTTGGACATCCGCGTCGGCCGGATCGAATCGGCCGAGGGCATCGAGGGCGCCGACGACCTCGCGCGACTCGAGGTCGATATCGGCTTCGAGACCCGGCAGGTCGTCGCCGGGATCAAACAGCTCCACGACCTCGAGGAGCTCCCCGGCGAGAAGTGCATCCTGCTGGCGAACATGGAGAAGGCCGAACTGTTCGGCGTCGAGTCCAACGGGATGATCCTCGCCGCGGGCGAGGAGGCCGACCTGCTGACGACCCACGGCGACGCCGAGGTCGGCGAGAAGGTCCGCTGA
- a CDS encoding amino acid-binding protein: protein MGDTPTPPGDLGTETDGGVRTYTVRLELVDEPGELLDALAPIAENGGNLMSIHHERGNITPRGHIPVEVDLGCPPDRFDDIVAGLRETGVNVIQAGAERYGEEISVVLVGHLIETDLSDTLLAIENETSAAVLDLSLSAPQGTGDISSARIRLAIDSGRSEAVFETIRSVSDEKDLTVVEPLLGGDA from the coding sequence ATGGGTGACACACCGACACCACCGGGTGACCTCGGCACCGAGACCGACGGCGGCGTTCGAACTTATACCGTCCGCCTCGAGCTGGTCGACGAACCCGGCGAGCTGCTCGATGCGCTGGCACCGATCGCCGAAAACGGCGGCAATCTCATGAGTATCCACCACGAACGCGGCAATATTACGCCGCGCGGACACATTCCCGTCGAGGTCGACCTCGGCTGTCCGCCGGACCGCTTCGACGACATCGTCGCCGGACTCCGAGAGACCGGCGTCAACGTCATTCAGGCCGGTGCCGAACGCTACGGCGAGGAGATCAGCGTCGTACTGGTCGGTCACCTCATCGAGACGGACCTCTCGGACACCCTGCTTGCGATCGAGAACGAAACGAGCGCCGCGGTCCTCGATCTATCGCTGTCCGCACCCCAGGGAACCGGTGACATCTCGAGCGCCCGCATCCGACTCGCGATCGACTCCGGACGGTCCGAGGCGGTCTTCGAGACCATCCGTTCGGTCAGCGACGAGAAGGACCTCACGGTCGTCGAACCGCTGCTCGGAGGTGACGCCTGA
- a CDS encoding DUF6293 family protein — MDVVKRVHVVPLGYEYERILEPIRNQRADLVYLLEDDGTDAGARTGTADYHGDLREELEAAVPEVRIRDCDLTDVYAVLGIVTTIAAKHADDDVSVNVSGAGTIPAIGATMACMDVSTDARAYYVEPESYGHDGEREPISTGVEEIEQLPAYPIDSPTPDQVAIMGFLADPTDWEGYHDARTTPPKKKDLIEYARDRNLSFMADRRPPEDRGGEDKGAFRVLDTHVLEPLADDGYVTIESVGRRRVVELTEQGENAYRAFKHKLAAVDGVEYEYELDARG; from the coding sequence ATGGACGTCGTCAAACGGGTACACGTCGTGCCGCTCGGCTACGAGTACGAGCGGATCCTCGAGCCGATCCGGAACCAACGTGCCGACCTCGTCTACCTACTCGAGGACGACGGCACCGACGCGGGGGCGCGGACCGGGACGGCGGACTACCACGGGGACCTCCGCGAGGAACTCGAGGCGGCCGTTCCCGAGGTCAGGATCCGTGACTGTGACCTGACGGACGTCTACGCCGTTCTCGGTATCGTGACGACTATCGCCGCGAAACACGCCGACGACGACGTCTCGGTTAACGTCTCCGGCGCGGGAACGATCCCCGCCATCGGGGCGACGATGGCGTGTATGGACGTCTCGACGGACGCCCGCGCCTACTACGTCGAGCCCGAATCGTACGGCCACGACGGGGAGCGCGAACCGATCTCGACGGGCGTCGAGGAAATCGAACAGCTCCCGGCGTATCCGATCGACTCGCCGACGCCGGATCAGGTCGCGATCATGGGGTTCCTGGCCGATCCGACCGACTGGGAGGGGTACCACGACGCGCGGACGACGCCGCCGAAGAAGAAGGACCTGATCGAGTACGCTCGCGATCGGAACCTCTCCTTCATGGCCGATCGACGGCCGCCCGAGGACCGCGGCGGCGAGGACAAGGGCGCGTTCCGAGTCCTCGACACCCACGTCCTCGAGCCGCTCGCGGACGACGGCTACGTCACGATCGAATCGGTCGGCCGGCGTCGGGTGGTCGAACTCACCGAGCAGGGGGAAAACGCCTACCGGGCGTTCAAGCACAAGCTCGCGGCGGTCGACGGCGTCGAGTACGAGTACGAACTCGACGCTCGAGGGTAA
- a CDS encoding homoserine dehydrogenase — MRLAILGAGDVGRSVADLADEYGHEVVALADSTNAVIDDDGIDVEGALQRKRSDEPVGVDDPDDVFEGEYEVLVEATPTTLGDAEPGFSHVERALEDDRHVVLANKGPVAERYEELRALEADSAGSVRFEATVGGAIPALSTVEDCMPENVTAVRGVLNGTANFILTRMAAEGLDYEHVLAEAQDLGVAEADPTFDVDGTDAALKFVILANVLSEGGFALEDADVEGIQNIPGSALNLAAEDGRTIRLIGEATREGVRVGPRLVPENGPLAVTGTRNIVQIETRNAGSLHASGRGAGGPETATAVLSDVNRLAGR; from the coding sequence ATGCGACTCGCGATCCTCGGTGCGGGCGACGTCGGGCGGTCGGTCGCCGACCTCGCCGACGAGTACGGCCACGAGGTCGTCGCGCTCGCCGATTCGACGAACGCCGTCATCGACGACGACGGCATCGACGTCGAGGGCGCTCTCCAGCGCAAACGCAGCGACGAACCCGTCGGCGTTGACGACCCCGACGACGTCTTCGAGGGCGAGTACGAGGTCCTCGTAGAGGCGACCCCCACGACGCTGGGCGACGCCGAACCCGGCTTCTCCCACGTCGAACGCGCCCTCGAGGACGACCGCCACGTCGTGTTGGCCAACAAGGGCCCCGTCGCCGAACGGTACGAGGAGTTGCGGGCCCTCGAAGCCGACAGCGCGGGCTCGGTGCGGTTCGAGGCCACCGTCGGCGGCGCGATCCCCGCCCTCTCGACGGTCGAGGACTGCATGCCGGAGAACGTCACGGCGGTCCGCGGCGTGCTCAACGGCACCGCGAACTTCATCCTGACGCGGATGGCCGCCGAGGGGCTGGACTACGAGCACGTCCTCGCGGAAGCTCAGGATCTGGGCGTCGCCGAGGCCGACCCGACCTTCGACGTCGACGGCACCGACGCCGCGCTCAAGTTCGTCATCCTCGCGAACGTGCTTTCCGAGGGCGGCTTCGCCCTCGAGGACGCGGACGTCGAGGGGATCCAGAACATTCCGGGGAGCGCGCTGAATCTGGCGGCCGAAGACGGCCGAACGATCCGACTGATCGGCGAGGCGACCCGCGAGGGCGTCCGAGTCGGACCGCGACTCGTCCCCGAGAACGGGCCGCTGGCCGTCACCGGTACCCGGAATATCGTCCAGATCGAGACCCGAAACGCCGGCTCACTCCACGCCAGCGGACGCGGTGCCGGCGGTCCCGAGACCGCTACCGCCGTCCTCTCGGACGTCAATCGACTGGCGGGTCGCTGA
- a CDS encoding sodium-dependent transporter has product MSTIDIPREQWATRAGFILAAVGSAVGLGNIWRFPFLTGESGGAVFVAVYLLLVALVGLPVMLVEFVIGRRSERNPIGAFRRLGHPSWKFAGVIGALAGFIILSYYSVVGGWVLQYIVASFTGGYGGDAETFFLQTASGTNAIVYHAIFMALVAGIVSLGVREGLERAAKVMVPSVVILLVGLAAYGATLPNASEGYQFYLNPDVGTFVSDAVSILPAAAGQAFFTLSLGMGVMITYSSYLGEDRNLLSDSLIIVAIDTFIALLAGLVVFPFLASQGVDLETGGGGAGAVFISLAGAFETMPAGNIVGGIFFIMLAIAALSSAFSILEVVVSFVIDTFGVGRVPATIGLSVVIFLFGIPTALDLNYLDAYDLFANNILLIVGGLVLSIFIGWIYASDALEELGQGRSGGGPFDTYWITVVRVVVPLVLLYTVYLAIVEYVEFIQGTFL; this is encoded by the coding sequence ATGAGCACCATCGACATCCCGCGCGAGCAGTGGGCGACCCGTGCCGGATTCATTCTCGCCGCCGTCGGTAGCGCGGTCGGACTCGGGAACATCTGGCGGTTCCCGTTTCTGACGGGGGAATCGGGCGGCGCAGTGTTCGTGGCGGTCTACCTGCTTCTCGTCGCACTCGTCGGGCTTCCCGTGATGCTCGTCGAGTTCGTCATCGGACGACGATCGGAACGAAATCCGATCGGCGCGTTTCGGCGTCTCGGCCACCCCTCCTGGAAGTTCGCCGGGGTGATCGGCGCGCTCGCAGGGTTCATCATCCTGTCGTACTACAGCGTCGTCGGGGGCTGGGTACTCCAGTACATCGTCGCCAGCTTCACGGGCGGCTACGGCGGCGACGCGGAGACCTTCTTCCTTCAGACCGCGTCCGGAACGAACGCCATCGTCTACCACGCCATCTTCATGGCGCTCGTCGCCGGTATCGTCTCCCTCGGCGTCCGCGAGGGACTCGAGAGAGCGGCCAAGGTGATGGTGCCGAGCGTCGTGATCCTCCTCGTCGGTCTCGCCGCCTACGGCGCCACGCTCCCGAACGCGAGCGAGGGATACCAGTTCTATCTCAACCCGGACGTGGGCACGTTCGTGTCCGACGCCGTTTCGATCCTTCCGGCCGCGGCGGGACAGGCGTTCTTCACGCTGTCGCTCGGGATGGGCGTCATGATCACCTACTCGTCGTATCTGGGCGAAGACCGCAACCTGCTCTCCGATTCGCTCATCATCGTCGCGATCGACACGTTCATCGCGCTCCTGGCGGGGCTCGTCGTCTTCCCGTTCCTCGCCTCGCAGGGCGTCGACCTCGAGACCGGCGGCGGCGGCGCCGGCGCCGTCTTCATCAGCCTCGCGGGCGCGTTCGAGACCATGCCCGCGGGCAACATCGTCGGCGGCATCTTCTTCATCATGCTGGCGATCGCCGCGCTGTCTAGCGCGTTCAGCATCCTCGAGGTCGTCGTCTCCTTCGTGATCGATACGTTCGGCGTCGGCCGCGTCCCGGCGACGATCGGGCTCTCGGTCGTCATCTTCCTCTTCGGTATCCCGACCGCACTCGACCTGAACTACCTCGACGCCTACGACCTGTTCGCGAACAACATCCTGCTCATCGTCGGCGGGCTGGTGCTCTCGATCTTCATCGGCTGGATCTACGCCTCCGACGCGCTCGAGGAACTCGGGCAGGGCCGGTCCGGGGGCGGTCCGTTCGACACGTACTGGATCACCGTCGTGCGCGTCGTCGTTCCGCTAGTGCTGCTCTATACGGTGTACCTCGCGATCGTGGAGTACGTCGAGTTCATTCAGGGCACGTTCCTGTGA